A genomic region of Runella rosea contains the following coding sequences:
- a CDS encoding ABC transporter permease, producing MIRNYLKIAFRNLWKNKTYLFINLIGLSVAFGISTLLLLTAFGLLTFDQFHEENSAVYRVYQKVIEPQGEQYGNNMPLPMRAALKAEYPEVKLAARILTGNAQLLKSDKLINEVIIFTDPEYFQVFGYKLLKGDPNTALKDLSNVVLREDIAKNIFGDQDPMGKTLTINHDNKEQSFLVTGILEKGPENTSIDNEILVRIENVSDYSLNKDRWDNVQHALYLKLDEKTSLAAFENRLKPFTAKYYKGNIEQLKKEGAKPDARGEIISTRIMGLADSHFDTKVGGRGQAINKIYPYTLLIVGIVILLIAAINFINLSIAKSFTRAKEVGMRKALGAFKSQIVGQFWGEAFLICVAAFGTGIVLAYLFIPQYNAIFRTTLSLDMLKTPALVGIIFLCFVLITLIAGGYPAWAVTRFNTVEVLKGKIKVSGSSGGIRNMLIIFQFTMSVLLIACTMIVWTQIKYLRSKPLGFNTTQVYSIPIGHEISGKRLLQHFRTRLANQPRILSMTGSDVNLGRGQDGSFSKSVLSFEQNGKSIKTNMRTADYEYVKTLDLKLIDGRDFSEAFATDTAGASVINETMAKQLGVKNPIGVTLNTEEKHKVIGVVKDFHFESLHREIEAVSFFMNGFPINYIFVKIAPDHVDETIGLLRKTYNEVAPKSEFLGSFLDENTNKQYQKEERISQIFFSAATLAIILSCLGLFAIAIMVISQRTKEIGVRKVLGASVMSIMTLLSFDFLKMVGVAILIASPSAWWLMSQWLSDFAYRTPIQWWVFALTAFIAIAIAFLTVSFQAIRAALTNPTTSLRSE from the coding sequence ATGATACGCAATTACCTCAAAATCGCTTTCCGCAACTTGTGGAAAAACAAGACCTACCTCTTTATTAATCTGATAGGCCTTTCGGTAGCATTCGGCATCAGTACCCTATTGCTTTTGACAGCATTCGGATTATTAACATTTGACCAATTTCACGAGGAAAATAGTGCTGTATACCGCGTTTACCAGAAAGTAATCGAGCCACAGGGTGAACAATACGGCAACAACATGCCTCTACCCATGCGCGCTGCCCTGAAAGCAGAATACCCAGAAGTGAAACTAGCGGCACGTATCCTGACTGGAAATGCGCAATTGCTGAAAAGTGACAAGCTTATCAACGAAGTTATTATATTCACCGACCCGGAATACTTTCAGGTTTTTGGATATAAATTGTTGAAAGGCGACCCCAATACTGCACTGAAGGATTTAAGCAATGTAGTGTTGCGCGAAGACATCGCAAAGAATATTTTTGGGGACCAAGACCCGATGGGGAAAACCCTCACCATCAATCATGACAACAAAGAGCAATCATTTTTGGTGACGGGTATTCTGGAAAAAGGCCCAGAAAATACCAGCATTGACAATGAAATACTGGTTCGTATCGAAAATGTCAGTGATTATAGTCTCAATAAAGACCGATGGGACAACGTTCAACACGCACTTTATCTTAAACTTGACGAAAAAACATCGTTGGCCGCTTTTGAAAATCGCCTGAAACCTTTCACGGCCAAATATTACAAAGGCAACATCGAGCAACTGAAAAAAGAAGGAGCTAAACCCGATGCCCGAGGCGAAATCATCAGCACCAGAATTATGGGATTGGCCGATAGCCATTTTGACACCAAAGTAGGTGGGCGCGGACAAGCCATTAACAAAATATATCCCTATACGCTACTCATTGTCGGTATCGTGATTTTGCTGATTGCGGCCATCAATTTTATTAACTTATCCATCGCGAAATCGTTTACCCGCGCCAAAGAAGTAGGTATGCGCAAGGCACTCGGGGCGTTTAAGTCTCAAATTGTGGGGCAGTTTTGGGGAGAAGCTTTTCTGATTTGCGTGGCCGCTTTTGGGACAGGAATCGTTTTGGCCTATCTGTTTATCCCCCAATATAATGCCATTTTCCGCACGACCCTCTCGCTTGATATGCTAAAAACGCCTGCTTTAGTCGGTATTATTTTCTTGTGTTTTGTCCTCATTACGCTGATTGCGGGTGGTTATCCCGCTTGGGCCGTAACACGGTTCAATACGGTGGAGGTATTGAAAGGAAAAATTAAAGTAAGCGGCAGCTCGGGGGGTATTCGCAACATGCTCATTATCTTCCAGTTTACGATGTCAGTCCTGCTGATTGCTTGTACGATGATTGTCTGGACCCAAATCAAGTACCTGCGTTCCAAACCGTTAGGATTTAACACTACCCAAGTATACAGCATTCCGATTGGGCATGAAATCTCGGGCAAACGTCTTTTGCAACATTTTCGCACTCGATTGGCCAATCAGCCGCGCATCTTGAGCATGACAGGCTCCGATGTCAATCTAGGACGCGGGCAAGACGGCTCTTTTTCTAAGTCGGTCTTGAGTTTTGAACAAAATGGCAAAAGCATTAAAACCAACATGCGGACGGCAGATTATGAATACGTAAAAACCCTCGACCTGAAGCTGATTGATGGACGGGATTTTTCGGAAGCATTCGCCACCGATACCGCAGGCGCCTCCGTCATCAATGAAACAATGGCCAAACAATTGGGCGTAAAAAACCCGATTGGCGTGACGCTCAATACCGAAGAAAAACACAAAGTCATCGGTGTGGTCAAAGACTTTCATTTTGAATCGCTACACCGCGAAATTGAAGCCGTTTCCTTTTTTATGAATGGTTTTCCCATCAATTATATTTTCGTCAAAATTGCCCCCGACCACGTGGATGAGACGATTGGCTTATTGCGAAAAACGTACAACGAAGTGGCCCCCAAATCTGAATTTCTGGGTTCATTTTTGGACGAAAACACCAATAAACAATACCAAAAGGAAGAACGCATCTCTCAGATATTTTTCAGCGCCGCCACCTTGGCCATTATTTTATCCTGCTTGGGGCTGTTTGCCATTGCTATCATGGTCATATCGCAACGCACCAAAGAAATCGGTGTGCGCAAAGTGTTGGGGGCGTCGGTCATGAGCATTATGACACTGTTATCGTTCGATTTTCTCAAAATGGTCGGCGTTGCCATTCTCATTGCGTCGCCGTCGGCGTGGTGGCTCATGAGTCAGTGGTTATCCGATTTTGCTTATCGTACCCCAATTCAGTGGTGGGTATTTGCCCTCACGGCCTTTATCGCTATCGCGATTGCATTTTTGACCGTTAGTTTTCAAGCCATTCGTGCGGCGCTAACCAATCCGACCACTTCTTTGCGCTCCGAATAA
- a CDS encoding protease inhibitor Kazal-type, with amino-acid sequence MKKVFAAVLIAALAGCQKEEVASECVEKPDNGMACYTLYDPVCGCNGKTYGNSCEAGRVGIAIVSKGECKK; translated from the coding sequence ATGAAAAAAGTATTTGCTGCCGTTTTGATTGCGGCCTTGGCGGGTTGTCAAAAAGAAGAAGTAGCCAGTGAATGTGTGGAAAAACCAGACAACGGAATGGCCTGTTATACCCTATATGACCCAGTTTGCGGGTGCAACGGCAAAACTTATGGAAACTCCTGCGAAGCAGGCCGGGTAGGTATTGCCATTGTTTCAAAGGGGGAGTGTAAAAAGTAA
- a CDS encoding ABC transporter permease, with protein sequence MLQNYFKIGWRHLRKNKIYTLINILGLSVGLTFTLLIGSYVWDEWQVNADLRNIDNQYIIQSKWKQPNMGIEITSLAPLAKTLKEQYPNLIENYYRFDGVSTTISKGDKHFREDIQIGDSTLLTMYGFPLLHGDARTALNQPNSVVLSDKMALKYFGKTDVIGQTIQIESFTRERKDFMITAVLAPISFNSITHYVSTDIPVLLPMSSLAFFGRDAAMTVWDNAYVANYIELKKGIRPIDLQKPIAQLISTHASAQVKENLEVMLKPLSSLHRESNNGLVNKTLLTLGLVALFIVFMAVVNFVNISIGSSSSRLKEIGIRKVLGSKKGQVIGQFLTESILIASFSTLLSLVLYEGTRSFFAEILEKELRSIFSALPTFLGSAILLGLFVGLIAGAYPAFVLSALPSIDSMKGKLKTVKEKSLLRYSLMTGQFAIALFVFGAAVVIARQVNYFFEKDLGYSKESIVWAPVPRDWSVKGVEKMETIRKEMMRLPDVREASLSFEIPNGKTGFQTGLFRAGQDSTQAVFVPVLQTDEHYARTYQIPVRNGVFFQESQQAVAPNLIVLNAKAAKMLNFATSAAAIGQQVRLQSFPQTFTVAGVTDDFHFESMRQNIGPLAFIHLNTLNNYRYLSFKIQSSSLNKSVAALEKKWNKLLPGAPFEFTFLDEMLQNLYQSEVRLKKAAQLATALAIIIVLLGVIGMVSLSVARRTKELGIRKVLGASGVGLVLLFLKEFLIVIGIAAFISFPLLLMAMNQWLQNYAYRIEVSGLSFAAVVLSFGIIIVFLVGFQTFKVALMNPTQSLRSE encoded by the coding sequence ATGCTCCAAAACTACTTCAAAATCGGTTGGCGCCACCTGCGCAAAAACAAAATTTACACCCTCATCAACATTTTGGGGCTATCGGTGGGGCTGACGTTTACATTGCTGATTGGCAGCTACGTATGGGACGAATGGCAGGTCAATGCCGATTTACGAAATATTGATAATCAATACATTATCCAAAGCAAGTGGAAGCAGCCCAACATGGGCATAGAAATTACCTCCTTAGCACCGTTGGCCAAAACCCTGAAAGAGCAATACCCCAATTTGATTGAAAATTATTACCGTTTTGATGGGGTTTCCACTACAATTTCTAAAGGCGACAAACATTTTAGGGAAGATATTCAAATCGGTGATTCTACACTGCTGACCATGTACGGGTTTCCGCTGCTGCACGGAGATGCCCGCACGGCGCTGAATCAACCCAACTCGGTAGTACTATCAGATAAAATGGCCCTCAAGTACTTCGGAAAAACGGATGTTATTGGCCAAACCATTCAAATCGAATCTTTTACGAGAGAACGTAAGGATTTTATGATTACGGCCGTACTGGCCCCGATTTCCTTCAACTCTATCACCCATTATGTTAGTACCGACATTCCAGTGTTGCTGCCGATGAGCAGTCTGGCATTTTTTGGCCGCGATGCCGCCATGACGGTGTGGGACAACGCCTATGTAGCCAATTATATAGAACTGAAAAAGGGGATACGCCCCATTGATTTACAAAAACCCATTGCCCAACTCATCTCTACCCATGCTTCAGCTCAGGTCAAAGAAAACCTTGAAGTAATGCTCAAACCCCTGAGCTCGCTCCACCGGGAAAGCAACAATGGCTTGGTCAACAAAACACTCCTTACGCTCGGCTTAGTGGCTCTGTTTATTGTGTTTATGGCGGTGGTTAACTTTGTCAATATTTCCATCGGCAGCTCTTCGAGCCGACTAAAAGAAATCGGCATTCGGAAAGTATTGGGTAGCAAAAAAGGGCAGGTGATAGGGCAGTTTTTAACCGAATCAATCCTGATTGCCTCTTTTAGCACGCTTTTATCTTTGGTTTTATACGAAGGTACACGGTCGTTTTTTGCCGAAATTCTTGAGAAAGAACTCCGTTCTATTTTCAGTGCGCTTCCGACGTTTTTAGGCAGTGCGATTCTTTTAGGGCTTTTTGTCGGGCTGATTGCCGGGGCGTATCCGGCCTTCGTGCTGTCGGCGTTGCCTTCCATTGATTCGATGAAAGGAAAATTAAAAACCGTTAAGGAAAAAAGCCTTTTGCGCTATTCGTTAATGACTGGGCAGTTTGCCATTGCGCTGTTTGTGTTTGGGGCGGCCGTGGTCATTGCCCGACAAGTCAACTATTTCTTCGAAAAAGACTTGGGTTATTCCAAAGAATCCATCGTTTGGGCGCCCGTTCCGCGCGACTGGTCGGTGAAGGGCGTTGAAAAAATGGAAACCATCCGCAAAGAAATGATGCGCCTGCCCGACGTGCGCGAAGCCAGCCTTTCGTTTGAAATTCCAAACGGAAAAACGGGATTTCAAACGGGTCTTTTCCGCGCGGGGCAGGACTCCACTCAAGCGGTCTTTGTCCCTGTTTTACAAACGGACGAACATTACGCACGTACTTACCAAATCCCCGTACGCAACGGCGTATTTTTTCAGGAATCCCAACAGGCTGTAGCCCCCAACCTCATTGTACTGAACGCCAAAGCGGCCAAAATGCTCAACTTTGCCACGTCTGCGGCGGCAATCGGACAGCAAGTGAGGTTGCAGAGCTTCCCACAAACCTTTACCGTGGCTGGCGTAACCGATGATTTTCATTTTGAATCCATGCGTCAAAACATTGGCCCTCTGGCGTTTATTCACCTCAATACGCTCAACAATTACCGTTATTTGTCCTTCAAAATTCAATCATCGTCCTTAAATAAATCGGTTGCGGCACTCGAAAAAAAGTGGAATAAACTATTGCCTGGAGCGCCGTTTGAGTTTACTTTTTTGGATGAAATGCTTCAGAATTTGTACCAATCGGAAGTAAGACTCAAAAAAGCGGCTCAATTGGCAACCGCTTTGGCAATCATTATTGTCTTATTGGGGGTTATCGGGATGGTGTCGTTGAGCGTAGCACGGCGTACCAAAGAATTGGGTATTCGCAAGGTATTGGGCGCTTCGGGAGTAGGGTTGGTGCTGCTGTTTTTGAAGGAATTTTTGATTGTCATCGGCATTGCAGCTTTCATCTCTTTTCCGTTGCTACTGATGGCCATGAACCAATGGCTCCAAAACTACGCTTACCGCATTGAGGTCAGTGGGCTTTCGTTTGCCGCAGTCGTTCTGAGTTTTGGAATTATCATCGTTTTTTTGGTTGGTTTTCAGACGTTTAAAGTCGCTTTAATGAACCCAACCCAGTCGTTACGCTCCGAATAA
- a CDS encoding ligand-binding sensor domain-containing protein produces the protein MTKHEFHHPIYLWLLVGLIINSCNGQPKETTKASKPSPTVIKNFKAVGLSPDFDTTLVSQYFRSIFQDSKGNLWFGSLGEGVVRYDEKTLTYFSNPDGFYNQTVYAINEDKDGNMWFGTDQGVYRYDPRRAVGKSFKNYSQKDGLNHIDISRKSILVDKSGTVWVGTHGGVYQYNPTADGKGDKSFSLFQQLPPINVSGIMEDKAGNIWFASSDKGVFRYDPRRAVGKTIVNFNEKEGLGENYAGGIAEDKDGNMWFTMKNGICKYDGKTFTDYTAKDGLGGTEFWGLIIEQSGIIWITARGATTRFDPSIPLPNPQAFTVFTPADGLNCCVQSMYQDRSGNMWWGTGQGLYRFDGKRFYQVKKKGPW, from the coding sequence ATGACAAAACATGAGTTTCACCATCCAATTTACCTCTGGCTTTTAGTGGGGTTGATTATAAATTCCTGCAATGGTCAGCCAAAGGAGACGACTAAGGCATCAAAACCAAGCCCAACAGTTATCAAAAACTTTAAAGCCGTTGGCTTGTCTCCCGATTTTGACACTACCTTAGTCAGTCAATACTTCCGAAGTATTTTTCAGGATTCGAAAGGAAATTTATGGTTTGGTTCCTTAGGCGAAGGCGTAGTGCGGTATGATGAAAAAACCTTGACCTACTTTTCCAATCCGGATGGTTTCTATAACCAAACTGTTTATGCTATCAATGAAGATAAAGATGGCAATATGTGGTTTGGTACCGATCAAGGCGTGTACAGGTATGATCCCAGACGGGCAGTCGGAAAAAGCTTTAAAAATTATAGTCAAAAAGATGGGCTAAACCATATTGATATAAGTCGCAAAAGCATCCTTGTTGACAAGTCGGGTACCGTTTGGGTAGGCACCCACGGCGGCGTTTATCAATATAACCCAACGGCTGATGGCAAGGGCGATAAAAGTTTTTCCTTATTTCAACAGCTTCCTCCGATAAATGTGTCAGGCATTATGGAGGACAAAGCCGGCAACATCTGGTTTGCCTCGTCTGATAAAGGTGTCTTTCGGTATGATCCCAGACGGGCAGTCGGAAAAACGATTGTAAACTTCAATGAAAAGGAAGGTTTGGGGGAAAACTATGCCGGAGGCATAGCAGAGGATAAGGACGGGAATATGTGGTTTACCATGAAAAACGGCATTTGCAAGTATGATGGAAAAACGTTCACCGACTACACCGCCAAAGACGGATTAGGCGGAACGGAGTTTTGGGGACTCATTATTGAACAGTCGGGTATCATTTGGATTACCGCCCGAGGCGCCACTACGAGATTTGACCCTTCCATTCCCTTGCCCAATCCCCAAGCATTTACTGTGTTTACACCTGCCGACGGCTTAAACTGCTGCGTTCAAAGTATGTATCAGGACAGGTCAGGAAATATGTGGTGGGGTACGGGGCAAGGGCTCTATCGCTTTGATGGCAAACGCTTTTATCAAGTTAAAAAGAAAGGCCCTTGGTAG
- a CDS encoding ligand-binding sensor domain-containing protein, with amino-acid sequence MKPIKYLFILWQGLALLASSGYGQMKTSLKSGQLSLIKSQSTNPGDNVHCGLQDKAGNIWFGTTGDGVYKYDGRSFTQITAKNGLNSNSVNHILEDKDGKIWIGTEAGLVLYDGKTFAEIRIPLRKKMPANKFQNTHDVFSIMQDKSGKLWFATIDGVYIYDPRRADGQTFTPFIISEGAGGYRNSNNNVEYILEDKAGHFWFGGRGNEGVYRYDPKRAVGKSMTNLKPNGDSWAWPVLQDKKGDIWFSNWSGAYRYDGKSFTKMDGLSNNPVTRIIEDKKGNLWFGGGGRGICRYDPNRAVGQTFTCFTTKDGLINNDVWSILEDKSGNIWVGTRNTGLCRYDPRRAVGKTFTSFSE; translated from the coding sequence ATGAAACCAATAAAATATCTTTTCATTTTATGGCAAGGGTTGGCCTTATTGGCCTCTTCTGGCTATGGGCAAATGAAAACCAGCTTAAAATCAGGTCAGTTGAGCCTGATTAAATCACAAAGTACAAACCCTGGCGACAATGTTCATTGCGGTTTGCAAGACAAAGCGGGTAACATTTGGTTCGGCACGACAGGCGATGGCGTTTATAAATATGATGGGAGATCATTCACCCAAATCACAGCGAAAAATGGGCTTAACAGTAATTCGGTTAACCATATATTGGAAGATAAAGATGGTAAAATTTGGATAGGCACTGAAGCGGGGCTTGTTCTTTACGATGGTAAAACATTTGCTGAAATCCGGATTCCTTTACGGAAAAAAATGCCTGCGAACAAGTTTCAAAACACGCATGATGTATTCAGTATAATGCAGGACAAAAGCGGAAAACTATGGTTCGCAACAATTGACGGTGTTTATATCTACGATCCCAGACGAGCAGATGGCCAAACCTTTACTCCATTTATAATTAGTGAGGGAGCAGGTGGCTATCGGAACAGTAACAATAACGTGGAATACATTTTAGAAGATAAAGCAGGCCACTTTTGGTTTGGTGGGCGAGGTAATGAAGGTGTGTATCGTTATGATCCCAAACGGGCAGTTGGTAAATCTATGACCAATCTTAAACCAAATGGTGACAGTTGGGCTTGGCCTGTTTTGCAAGACAAAAAAGGAGACATTTGGTTCAGCAATTGGAGCGGAGCTTACCGCTATGATGGCAAGTCATTTACAAAAATGGATGGTTTATCTAATAATCCTGTTACCCGAATTATAGAAGACAAAAAAGGTAATCTTTGGTTTGGAGGTGGTGGTCGTGGAATTTGTCGTTACGATCCCAATCGGGCAGTTGGACAAACCTTTACTTGTTTTACCACAAAAGATGGGTTAATCAATAATGATGTATGGTCAATTCTTGAAGATAAATCGGGCAATATTTGGGTAGGCACAAGAAACACTGGCTTGTGCCGCTACGATCCCAGACGGGCAGTCGGAAAAACCTTTACCAGTTTTTCTGAATAG
- a CDS encoding ligand-binding sensor domain-containing protein, producing the protein MKYAHVYVLFLMFVFHTSYGQDQTNTSKDNIKSETTDTLTSNIWDIEQDRNGNIWFAASDGVFRYDPRDGKSFTKITGQLVSEPFFSVFEDSKGNFWFGTYGSGVFYYDPRRTDGKSFQHFTTKDGLADNSVMPIYEDKAGIIWLGTAGGVSRYDPRRAVGKSFRNFTTADGLSNNDVHAIVEDKTGKIWFGSRGDISVYDGKSFTTLTDKDGKTFRNVWSMIKDKKDNIWFGADGLWRYDGSSFTQIDQVGAGVIIEDKKGNVLTSIGGPIFRYDEQSLSDKKPHVTVIKTKYEGPRNLPFGMLWANDGSIWIGANRYRYDGKTLTDFKSAAGQK; encoded by the coding sequence ATGAAATACGCACACGTGTATGTTTTGTTCTTGATGTTTGTTTTTCACACATCCTATGGACAAGACCAAACAAACACATCAAAAGATAATATCAAGTCTGAAACCACAGACACACTCACTTCTAACATTTGGGATATCGAGCAAGATAGAAATGGGAATATTTGGTTTGCAGCGAGCGATGGTGTTTTTCGATACGATCCCAGAGATGGAAAATCGTTTACCAAAATCACAGGCCAACTGGTCTCAGAGCCTTTTTTTTCTGTTTTTGAAGATAGTAAGGGAAATTTTTGGTTCGGCACGTATGGCTCAGGTGTTTTTTATTACGATCCCAGACGGACAGACGGAAAATCCTTTCAACATTTTACAACAAAAGACGGACTTGCCGATAATTCTGTTATGCCTATTTATGAAGATAAAGCCGGCATTATTTGGCTTGGCACTGCAGGTGGTGTAAGCCGCTATGATCCCAGACGGGCAGTTGGTAAATCGTTTCGAAATTTTACAACTGCGGATGGACTGTCCAATAATGATGTTCACGCTATTGTTGAAGACAAAACAGGCAAAATTTGGTTTGGATCACGGGGTGATATTTCCGTTTATGATGGAAAATCATTTACCACTCTCACCGATAAAGATGGCAAAACTTTCAGGAACGTATGGTCTATGATTAAAGACAAAAAAGACAATATCTGGTTCGGCGCCGATGGTCTTTGGCGCTATGACGGCAGTTCCTTTACTCAAATCGATCAGGTTGGCGCTGGCGTTATAATCGAAGATAAAAAGGGAAACGTTTTGACCAGTATAGGTGGGCCTATTTTCCGTTATGATGAACAGTCATTGTCTGATAAAAAGCCGCATGTAACAGTAATAAAGACAAAATATGAAGGGCCTAGGAATCTGCCTTTTGGGATGTTATGGGCCAATGATGGAAGTATTTGGATTGGAGCTAACCGTTACCGTTATGATGGAAAGACCCTAACGGACTTTAAAAGTGCAGCCGGTCAGAAATAA
- a CDS encoding ABC transporter permease: MLYNYFKIAFRNLRKYKLFSFINIFGLASGMMICLLALIDIKGSFDYDNFHPHPERTYRLLTDVVSKTNDRMAFATAPLPLADVLKKDYDFVEGATHFIRAYGEFDDGRKRLQPMTFWVDADFFRVFGYPIISGTAATAPHTAVITKSMAEKFFGKANPIGKVIQYGEAGAFTVTGIIDNTTPGRSHQRFDLLLSAQSLKSEALTDWKNHQEGYTYILLKPGVTQETFEKSLASVASRTTKIIQNAKINSYHFRAQALSAIAPSHEELMRGTYEPTYGKLATEMGVGLLTLLLAVFNYINLTLARSLSRAREVGIRKVVGGLRWQVMAQFMAESVILSLLGLALAFVGLKMIEPMEFVQRWLIGGVKWGWETGLLFVVFSIVAGLLAGWVPARILSNFEPAQVLRSHTGLKVIRGISLRKSLIVVQFSVSLLAMITLYVLDRQQTYMAEGDYGFVREQVLTIPILPGQSADKLVNALHQQAGVTQVATTSDLFGSHPQDTQWAYRQRSKTDSILIDCFSINHQLIPALGLKLLAGQNFRPIDASKNRVIINEEALKGFGLGTAKEALGKTIILSDNREVSVAGVVKNFNYASFVWALKPLLLQYQPERFQYLNVKVATGTAATSLAAIEKVWKQLYPYEPFAGQWYNDYLLERHSHDDDNNFLGVLTAIAFSIACMGLLGMVTYNTETRTKEVGIRKVMGAAVHQIIWSLSWDFVRLLLIASAVAIPLGYLAGMAILLNFSYHVSIGIETFGPCLALLFLIGGLTIGLQTYRSAIANPVKALRSE; this comes from the coding sequence ATGCTCTACAACTACTTCAAAATCGCCTTTCGTAATCTTCGAAAATACAAGCTATTTTCGTTCATCAACATCTTTGGGCTGGCGTCGGGAATGATGATTTGTCTATTGGCACTGATTGACATCAAAGGCTCTTTTGATTACGACAATTTCCATCCGCATCCCGAACGCACGTATCGGCTGCTGACGGATGTAGTCAGCAAAACCAACGACCGGATGGCTTTTGCCACAGCACCGTTGCCATTGGCCGATGTACTAAAAAAAGACTATGATTTTGTCGAAGGTGCTACGCATTTTATACGTGCCTACGGCGAGTTTGACGACGGACGCAAACGCCTACAGCCCATGACCTTTTGGGTAGATGCGGATTTTTTCAGGGTTTTTGGTTACCCGATTATTTCAGGCACAGCAGCGACTGCACCGCACACGGCAGTCATTACTAAGAGTATGGCCGAGAAGTTTTTCGGAAAAGCCAACCCAATCGGGAAAGTGATTCAATATGGTGAAGCTGGGGCATTTACCGTGACTGGCATCATTGACAACACCACGCCCGGAAGGTCGCACCAGAGGTTTGACCTGCTGCTTTCGGCCCAAAGCCTAAAAAGTGAAGCCCTCACCGACTGGAAAAACCACCAGGAAGGCTATACGTACATTCTGCTCAAGCCAGGTGTAACGCAGGAGACATTCGAGAAAAGTCTCGCGTCGGTGGCATCTCGTACGACCAAAATTATTCAAAATGCTAAAATCAACTCCTACCACTTTCGCGCTCAGGCGCTATCGGCCATTGCGCCCTCGCATGAAGAGTTGATGCGCGGCACCTACGAACCGACCTACGGCAAATTGGCCACAGAAATGGGCGTGGGTTTACTGACCCTTTTACTGGCCGTTTTCAATTACATCAACCTTACACTGGCCCGTTCGCTGAGCCGGGCGCGGGAAGTAGGCATTCGCAAAGTGGTCGGCGGGCTACGCTGGCAGGTGATGGCGCAGTTTATGGCCGAATCGGTGATTTTGTCTTTGTTGGGATTAGCGTTGGCTTTTGTGGGGCTAAAAATGATTGAGCCGATGGAATTTGTACAGCGTTGGCTCATTGGTGGCGTAAAGTGGGGCTGGGAAACGGGTCTGTTGTTTGTGGTTTTCAGTATTGTAGCGGGCCTGCTGGCAGGATGGGTTCCTGCCCGTATTCTTTCCAATTTTGAACCAGCTCAAGTACTCCGCAGCCACACTGGCCTGAAGGTTATTCGGGGGATTTCGTTGCGAAAATCGCTGATTGTGGTGCAATTTTCGGTGTCTTTGTTAGCCATGATTACGCTGTATGTACTAGATCGTCAGCAGACCTACATGGCAGAAGGAGATTACGGTTTTGTGCGCGAACAGGTTTTGACAATTCCTATTCTGCCCGGCCAATCTGCTGATAAATTAGTAAATGCCCTTCATCAGCAGGCGGGCGTTACGCAGGTAGCGACAACTTCCGATTTATTTGGCTCGCACCCACAGGATACCCAATGGGCGTACCGTCAACGCAGCAAAACCGACTCAATACTGATTGACTGCTTTTCCATCAACCATCAATTGATACCCGCTTTGGGGTTAAAACTGCTGGCGGGGCAGAACTTTAGGCCCATCGACGCCTCCAAAAATCGGGTCATTATCAACGAAGAAGCGCTTAAAGGTTTCGGGTTGGGAACGGCCAAAGAGGCCCTTGGCAAAACAATTATATTGAGCGACAACCGTGAGGTCAGTGTTGCGGGTGTGGTGAAAAATTTCAATTATGCCAGTTTTGTTTGGGCCTTAAAACCATTGCTGCTTCAGTACCAGCCCGAACGATTTCAGTACCTGAACGTAAAAGTGGCCACTGGTACCGCTGCCACTTCTCTGGCCGCGATTGAGAAAGTTTGGAAACAACTGTATCCTTACGAACCGTTTGCTGGGCAGTGGTACAACGATTACCTTCTGGAGCGCCATTCTCACGACGATGATAATAATTTTCTGGGTGTTTTGACGGCCATTGCGTTTTCCATTGCCTGCATGGGTTTGCTGGGAATGGTGACATATAATACCGAAACCCGCACCAAAGAAGTAGGTATCCGGAAAGTAATGGGGGCCGCTGTTCACCAAATTATTTGGAGCCTATCCTGGGATTTTGTACGGTTGTTGCTCATTGCCTCGGCCGTTGCGATTCCGTTGGGGTACCTCGCGGGCATGGCTATTTTACTCAATTTCTCGTACCATGTTTCCATTGGTATCGAAACCTTTGGGCCTTGTCTTGCGCTCTTGTTTCTCATCGGCGGCCTGACCATCGGTCTTCAAACGTACCGCTCTGCCATTGCCAATCCCGTCAAAGCACTCCGTTCAGAATAA